The genomic region AATTTTACCCTCCAGCAAATACTGTATTTTGATTCTccacatgtcacaccctgatctgtttcacctgttttgtgcttgtctccaccccccaccaggtgtctcccatttgtccccattatcccctgtgtatttatacaagtgtttgtctgttgccagttagtcTTGTCAGCGTGTTTTCCCTGTTTGAGTCGCTGTTTTCTAGTCTTCCCAgttctgcctgccgttctgtccctccttgactctgccctggattactaaCCTCTACCTGCCCCCTTGTATAAGAAATACGAGAACTGTACTATCCGCCTCctatgtctgcatctgggtcacaTCCTGAGTTGTGTGGGCCTATTGGGTTCTCTACACCATCTCTGGGTAGTGTTCCTTCTCAGTTTGAATTAGCATTTTATCTAAAGGAATTAACACAAAATGTGACACTTGCTGAATAATGAGACTATTTCAGTAATAGTTCGTCTCCCAATTAATGGTCATCTACTATGCGAACAGCAGGTTGAtgtttgtcatgaatcttgccctggaggcagaactgagccatTTCCGCTAGCTAGCTGCAGTCAAAATGTTATTTATGGTCTTaatttaagtttaggcattagggttagcagtgtagttaaggttgtttaaaatcagatttgtatgactttgtggctgtgccagctagtgactactcagcagagctgcctccagaacaagattcttGAAGAAAAATGCTTACCTGCCTGTGATTGCAGTGTCAGGCATATATTCACTCCTGTGGTGCTGCCCTTACACAACCTACTTTTGGAGCACATCCTTCGTCACACTCTTGACTCCCTAATGCCCAAGTGTCACTAATTGTGGCAACTTTTGTACCCTGAGGCTGGAATGACTTTTTCGACACAGCAAATTTATTAAATATGAAACAGATGTATAATTTTTCAATTTGTATGGGAAAATTGTAGTTGAGCATTTGCTTTGTAGTTCTAATTGTAATCATTATGTGCATAGGAAATAGTCCTCGAGTTGATTGGACCAAATTTGTAGAACAGCTTTAATTATATTTAAAAACCACTAGCATGACAACTTTTGAGAGATTAAGGAACCCACAAAAAGTATTATTTCTTAGAGCTCAGTGAGATCAATTTCCAGAGAGATACTAGGCATTATGATATTGGGAATTGAGTCTTGGAGAATATTTTGCATATAATTTCATGCATGCTGTCATGGAGAATAATCGTCTAACAGCTTTGAAGATTTTTGTAATGAGACCGTATTTCTTTCCAtaactttttgttgttgtaaataaCACGTTGCTGACCTGTGCTTATATCTTTGTCCTTACAAAGGAATGATTGTAAACTGCATAAAATTTTGCCCTGGGTACATTCAACCCATGTGTTAGTAGTCTGCTTCTTGTTGGCTCCTTGAgatgttaaaaatatttcttATACAATGGATGCTTTGGAACATGTGAAGCAGAATAAATAAAgttaatgtttatttttttgtactcTTATTGGTAGAAGGCACATCTATGTCAGTGAACTTGAACATGCCCATAGAGAGAGCTTATAGCATGATGCTAATCGACTCATGAGACATTAAACCTCAACAATATTCAAAATATACAAATCAATTTAATCCAATAATAACATTTAAATAATTTGTGGTCTTGAATATAAAAGTTTAAAAAATTCAATATAACCTGTACGGAACTGCTTTTTAACATGCACACAGTGCCCTCTTTTGGTCTGGTATGGTATGGCGGGTAAGGTCTGTTTCTACTAGTGCTAGTCTACTAGAGTTTAAACATACAGTCAAAATGTAATCTCTACTCAGCACATCCAACTAATGAATAAATATCAAAGACAAACAAATAAATGTTTAccttttgtttttatttacataAATACTTAAGTGGGCTCAAGCGGGACATGGGTCCATCAACAGTACAGTCATTATATATAGGTGTGGGCATTTTATCTCTGGGGTAGATGGTTACTTGTCAGCTGGCTTATCCCCAGCTGGCAGCTCAGGTGCCTTGGCCTCACGGTGGGCTGGGAACACCTCCCATGGGCTGTTCAGGTCAAACTTCCGAAACTCCTGTGAGAGCTCCACAGGCTCTGCCACCACACGCTTCACCTCATCATCATAACGCACCTGAGATGTACCAGATGGACAGAATGAAAAATATGGTAGATACCTGTGGAGGTTGATGATTgtaggacagctcataataatggctggaacagagcaaatggaaatggcatcaaacacatggaaaccatatatttgataccattccactcattcagCCATtgccacgagcccgtcctccccaattaaggtgccaccaacctcctgtggtagatACAACACTTCAGTAATGTGAAGTCACACGTACAGATCTTAGGATAGCATTAGGTTATAATTCGGCCTTTAATGCATGTAAACTACATGGGACATTTCTCAGCATTCACGTCTGACCTTACCTCCACAAATCCAGACAGTGGGAAATCCTTCCTAAATGGATGCCCCTCAAACCCATAATCTGTCAGAATACGTCTCAGGTCAGGGTGGTTGGCGAAGAAAACTCCATACATGTCCCACACCTAATGACAAGCACAAAGCATATAATTTCATAGTGTTGGAAAGGGAGGGTACATTTCTGAAAACTTTCTAAGTTtcccagtaaactaccagaattttggtaACATTCATGTTGTTTTTATGACATCTAGTGGcctttttgggtacttcagattatccaGGTGTCTGTAGTTATATCTGGCCCTCTGTGGGgccatcaacttagtgaatatcATTGTTGTTTAATATATGGGTTTCACActtattttactatgtcaatatgtatTTGTTATAAATATATGGGCGCCAAACTGCTGGCAGTTGTGAAAAATGTCAATAGTTGGAAaagttgcagagttaattgaaataatgccattgttgattagatgctctTTATCAATAATTatatattttctcttgaaccatatggccTCCACTAAAAACTCATGTAGAATACAAACAGATATAAAAATGTATActatgaaaaaaaaaatgtattagagTATAACTGACCAAAGTTACAATAGATTGCTATAGATTACCTGTTAAATTACCGAAGATTCCAGTAATTTTGGTAAATTACTGCTAGTTTTACAAACCTATCCTTTCATGAGCATTTGCCTTTGGCAGGCAAAACATAAATCCTGAGCTGCCAACACAAAAAAATGGTACAAAATCTTTGAACCCTTCAAGCAAAGCATTCTTACGATGTAACTGTCAGGCTTACCTCCCTCTCATACCAGTTGGCTGCGTTGTGGACTGACACAGAGGAGTCTACTGGGGTGAGCTCGTCGGTGTAGGTCTTTAAACGGATCCGGGAGTTGTAGCGCAGGGAGAGCAGGTTGTACACAATCTATTCACCATCAAATAAAACAGATTtaggcatatatatatataaaaaaaaaaaaaactgaatagATCAGGGTTCGTCAAAACAATCTGGTTAAATTCTTACTTATGGGGCTGGGGGTATGGAAGGAATGGTACCTCAAAGCGATTCTGGCGGGTGGGAATGTCCACTGCAGTAAGGTCAATCATGTTTCGGAACTGAGCGTTGCTGTGGTCTCTCAGAAAGGTCAACACAGGGACGACCCCGTCAGGATGGATCATCACCTCCAACTCATTGTAACACGTCACCTGAAGATATAACATGCATCCTTGTGAAGCTCATATGCCTTCAAAATGACATTCAATTAGCTATACAAAAACATCAAGCTTTCTAAGAAGGTAAATTAAGATTAAGATTACTTTAGTGGTCAATTGTACACAAGGTCCAACCGAAATTAACTGCTTTTAACCCAAACCCTCAAATTTTTGgagaggttaagtgccttgctcaaggacacaatggcatctaggatttgatacTAGCAACTTTCCGGTTGCCAGCTTAATTCCCAAGTGTGGGCTCCTTTCTAACCTTCTGTGTATTCTCCCAATGTTTTAGATGCACCATACGCATTTAGGATTTACAGTATAGTTTCCCTAAATGGTTGCTCATGGTATGATTGTGTGGATGTCTTCGTGTTGCAGCTAACTGTATTCATTACAGTTGGTGCAATTACATTATCTTACCTGGACTTGCTGCACATATTTAGGAAGCATTTCAGCCACATATTCTCCAAAAGTAGCAAGTTGGTTATGGGTGACCGCATCTTTGGGTCTGACAGTGGCTACATAGAGATGGGCACATGAAATAGATTCAAATAAAAGGAAGAGGCGATACAGTTAATGTTGCACTCAATCATCTATTGTATTCAGTGTCGCAAAGATCACTGACGGAATTGAAAACTAAATGGTTAGATAACTATACTACATTGGGGATGGACTAGGACTTTGCAGATAATCATCAGTATGTTGAACCCGCAATGTGCACCATAAAGACAAATGCCACGGCCTGGGTGAATTCTACTAGACATTGGTATACTCACGTTTTGTTTCAGTAGTCTCGGCTCTCGCGTGCACGAGACATGGGCTTTGATAGGCAACTGTAACATATTACATAAAACAACATTACATACACAATGGCTAGCTAATGTTAAAACAGGTTGGATTACCAGCATGGTCCTCTCCTCTGAGCTAGTTGACTGCTCGCTAACTAGCGGCTAAGTTACTAACACTTTCACGTTACTTGACTCAGTTATGGCTACATAACATTGTCATAACAAAAATATTGCTaatagatacactacatgaccaaaagtatgtggacacctgctcgtcaaacacctcattcaaaaatcataggcattaatatggagttggtccctcccccatttgctgctataacagcctccactcttctgggaaggctttataCTAGATGTTTGAACATTTGCTGCGgggtcttgcttccattcagccacaagagcattaggcatggctcgcagtcagcgttccaattcatcccaaatgtgttcaatggggttgaggtcagggctctgtgcaggccagttaagttcttccacaccaatctcaacaaaccatttctgtatagacctcactttgtacacaggggcattgtcatcctgaaataggaaagggccttcaccaaactgttgccaaagTTGAAAGCAccgaatcatctagaatgtcattgtatgctgtagcgttaagatttcccttcactagaactaagggtCCTAGCCTGAACCaagaacagccccagaccattattcctcctccaccaaactttacagttggcactatgcattcgggcaggtagtgttctccttgcatctgccaaacccagatttgtctgttggactgccagatgctaaagcgtgattcatccctccagaaaacgcgtttccactgctccagagtccaatggcagtgagctttacaccacttcagccaatgcttggcattggaCATTGTGATGTTAGGCTTGTGtggctgctcgaccatggaaaacccatttcatgaagctcccgacgaacagttgtgGTGCTGACATTGCCTCCAGTGGCAGTTTGGAacacggtagtgagtgttgcagccgaggacagacgatttttacacactaAAGCACTCGGTGGTCCAGTTCTGTGAGTTTGGGTGGCCTGCCACTtcccggctgagccgttgttgctcctagacgtttccacttcacaataacagcacttagttgaccagggcagctctagcagacatttgacgaactgacaacggtgccacgttgaaagtcgctgagctcttcagtatggccattctactgccaatgtttgtctatggagagtgcatggctgtgtgctcgattttatacacctgtcagcaaagggtggCCGAAATGgccgaatccacaaattttaaggggtgtccacatacctttgtatatatagtgtatacaaGGCATACATGCCTGTTGGTGTCAGTTTATAACTGACATTACAATGTGCGTTCCAGACGTCGTCTGTTTCAGTCGTACTGCGCAGATAATCAAAATCGGACTTGCGTTCACAAGCTTCTAGATGGGCAGTGACAACTAAAATCCCGACCTGGAACATAACCACTGACTTGCTAGTAAATTTGATGGAAGGTCAAGTGAGAATCGGCCGACTACAGATAGCGCGATCTTAACAATATAAGTACGTTATCATGCACATTAACTAAACATTAAGACAGCATGTTAGTGCACAGTTAACACTCGAAATGTACTTACGATTCAAAGTCCTGCTGAAACCTCCGCGAACAAAACGCACTAACGATGCCGCCATGTTTTTTCAATGACGTAATCCATTTTcttcttctgttttttttttttattgcacaTCCGCATTGTAGAGTAGAAGTTCCCTGGCGGAAATATGCAGATGAGTGCTAGTACGCGCCGATAGGATCTCGCTAGGTCGTATGTCTACGAGCCTGGTTGCTGTTCTCTGTTCAGGTACATTCAACTCCTTGTGGAATGTTAAGAGACTGATATCCAGGGCTACACGtagtctgctgttgtgaggccagtagcgggtactgccaaattctctaaaatggtggcttatggttgagaaattaacataaaattctctTGTCACAGCTCTgttagacattcctgcagtcagcatgccaattgcatgctccctcaacttatggcatctgtggcattgtgttgtgacaaaactgcacattttaaagtggccttttgtccccagcataaggtgcacctatGCAATGATCACACGGTTTAGTCAGTttcttcatatgccacacctgtcaggtggaaggattatctcggcaaaggagaaatgctcactaacaaggatgtaaacaaatgtgtgcacacaaTTTtatagaaataagctttttgtgcgtatggaacattttatcttttatttcagctcatgaaatatgggatcaacactttacatgttgcgtttatcttTTTGTTCAGCATACTTATATACTGTCCTGTGGATATTGTCTCACATTCCTACCGCCAAAAGGACCAACTGCTTAAGTACGTCAACATAAAATTTTATTCAACCTCCTGGTTGAATATCGTGAGAGAACTTTCCTGATTCAAACGCTCATTTCAACATCGGCTTTCCAGACAATTAGGCTACATGTTCACTCCGGTTATGTTTCCATGGATGAAGTATCAATAGCTATTCTTTTATAATAAGTCATTATTTTCCAATATATACAGTGgcgagaacaagtatttgattcactgccgattttgcaggttttcctacttacaaagcatgtagaggtctgtaatttttatcatatcataacttcaactgtgagacggaatcaaaaacaaaaatccagaaaatcactgttacgcacgcctctgagaagagggaacgcaactccctgctacaactcaactctctgaagtgcaagaggtatggaccgtaggtgcgagtaaggatgacacaaaagcagattttaccgtttacttggatttattttcttacacggtaatatggggaaaaggggctggacggaaccaaagcaaagaaagtaaatatcaaagttccccctctcctatctaacctgcctacccacttaacttacctaacttagcaccgtctggtgccctaaccaaaatacagggggtggtccgcccaggtcttacctagtgtgcctagacagtaaatatactacgggtatatgtatgcccgcgggcctcttgcctaagcactcccaaagtgccttctccttcccccctgggaacaaatgaagcagagtaattattaatgatttcacaaacacaggacatagcaaaactgctaccaacaacaacagtacataccacactttctgatacacaaccaacactatatcacaatctaatttctttCACAATCTAATTTCTTTCTCAATCTAATTTCTTTCTCAATCTAATTTCTTTCTCAATCTAATTTCTTTCTCAATCTAATTTCTTTCTCAATCTccactccttatctcatctctctcctctctactactgggcagaacactggcttttatcttcaggtggcaatggtgattagagtcagctgcttcttgacgagggggcggggtcagctccaatcaccaattagcctggggttgaccaatcagctggttggggagtacttcaggaagccatctcctgaaacacacactcaaatacaaaacagaacacagaaactggggaacgtaacaatcacattgtgatttttaagtaattaatttgcattttattgcatgacataagtatttgatacatcagaaaagcagaacttaatatttggtacagaaacctttgtttgcaattaaagagatcatacgtttcctgtagttcttgaccaggtttgcacacactgcagcagggattttggcccactcctccatacagaccttctccagatccttcaggtttcggggctgtcgctgggcaatacggactttcagctccctccaaagattttctattgggttcaggtctggagactggctaggccactccaggaccttgagatgtatcttacggagccactcctcatttgccctggctgtgtgtttcgggtcgttgtcatgctgtaagacccagccacgacccatcttcaatgctcttactgagggaaggaggttgttggccaagatctcacgatacatggccccatccatcctcccctcaatacggtgcagtcgtcctgtcccctttgcagaaaagcatccccaaagaatgatgtttccacctccatgcttcacggttgggatggtgttcttggggttgtactcatccttcttcctccaaacacggcgagtggagtttagaccaaaaagctctatttttgtctcatcagaccacatgacctgctcccattcctcctctggatcatccagatggtcattggcaaacttcagacgggcctggacatgcgctggcttgagcaggggtaccttgcgtgcgctgcaggattttaatccatgacggcgtagtgtgttactaatggttttctttgagactgtgatCCCAGCTCTCCTCAGGTCAtcgaccaggtcctgccgtgtagttctgggctgatccctcaccttcctcatgatcattgatgccccacgaggtgagatcttgcatggagccccaaaccgagggtgattgaccgtcagcttgaacttcttccattttctaataattgcaccaacagttgttgccttctcaccaagctgcttgcctattgtcctgtagcccatcccagccttgtgcaggtctacaattttatccctgatgtccttacacagctctctggtcttggccattgtggagaggttggagtctgtttgattgagtgtgtggacaggtgtcttttatacaggtaacgagttcaaacaggtgcagttaatacaggtaatgagtggagaacaggaggccttcttaaagaaaaactaacaggtctgtgagagcctgaattcttactggttggtaggtgatcaaacacttatgtcatgcaataaaatgctaattaatttcttaaaaatcatacaatgtgattttctggatttttgttttagattccatctcacagttgaagtgtacctatgataaaaattacagacctctacatgctttgtaagtaggaaaacctgctaaatcggcagtgtatcaaatacttgttctccccactgtacataaacACACAGTCAGTGAAATTTGTTACAAACAAAAATTTGCTTAACATTGAAATTGTAATCAAATTTCCTATTAAGGAAGAGAAAATGTTATGTAGAAACATGCTTTTAAATacacccacccca from Salvelinus fontinalis isolate EN_2023a chromosome 35, ASM2944872v1, whole genome shotgun sequence harbors:
- the LOC129834241 gene encoding NADH dehydrogenase [ubiquinone] iron-sulfur protein 3, mitochondrial-like, which codes for MAASLVRFVRGGFSRTLNLAYQSPCLVHARAETTETKPTVRPKDAVTHNQLATFGEYVAEMLPKYVQQVQVTCYNELEVMIHPDGVVPVLTFLRDHSNAQFRNMIDLTAVDIPTRQNRFEIVYNLLSLRYNSRIRLKTYTDELTPVDSSVSVHNAANWYEREVWDMYGVFFANHPDLRRILTDYGFEGHPFRKDFPLSGFVEVRYDDEVKRVVAEPVELSQEFRKFDLNSPWEVFPAHREAKAPELPAGDKPADK